In a single window of the Bradyrhizobium erythrophlei genome:
- a CDS encoding D-2-hydroxyacid dehydrogenase family protein, giving the protein MKVAILDDYQNVALRLADWSAVRRHAEITVFNDHVADPSAVVERLRPFDVVSVMRERMPLTREILQQLPNLKLIASTGPRNASINSQTAADLGIAVTATGYDSTPTIEFTWSLILASMRGIDREAASLRAGGWQTGLGSNLRGKSLGVVGLGNIGREVARIGLAFGMKVIAWSQNLTAESANAAGTTRVDKDALFREADIVTIHLVLSRRTTGLIGTAELALMKPTARLINSSRGPIVDQAALINALQARTIAGAAVDVFDTEPLPADHPFRTLDNLLATPHIGYVTEELYRTFYGDAAASMAAWLEANAA; this is encoded by the coding sequence ATGAAAGTTGCGATCCTCGACGATTACCAGAACGTCGCGCTGCGGCTTGCCGACTGGTCGGCCGTCCGGCGGCACGCCGAGATCACCGTGTTCAACGACCACGTTGCCGATCCCTCGGCAGTGGTCGAGCGCTTGCGGCCGTTCGACGTGGTAAGCGTCATGCGTGAACGCATGCCGCTCACACGGGAGATCCTGCAGCAGTTACCGAACCTCAAGCTGATCGCCTCGACCGGACCGCGGAATGCCTCCATCAACAGCCAGACCGCGGCCGATCTCGGCATCGCGGTCACCGCGACGGGCTACGATTCCACTCCGACCATCGAGTTCACCTGGTCGCTGATTCTGGCGAGCATGCGGGGCATCGACCGCGAGGCCGCCTCGCTGAGGGCCGGCGGATGGCAGACGGGCCTCGGCTCAAACCTGCGAGGCAAAAGCCTCGGAGTCGTCGGGTTGGGCAATATCGGAAGAGAGGTCGCTCGCATCGGTCTCGCCTTCGGCATGAAGGTGATCGCCTGGAGCCAGAATCTGACTGCGGAGAGCGCCAACGCCGCAGGCACGACCCGCGTCGACAAGGACGCGCTGTTCAGAGAGGCTGACATTGTGACCATCCATCTTGTCTTGAGCCGGCGAACCACCGGACTGATTGGAACTGCCGAGCTCGCCCTGATGAAACCGACGGCGCGGCTGATCAATTCGTCCCGCGGTCCGATTGTTGATCAAGCGGCGTTGATCAACGCGCTGCAGGCCCGCACGATCGCGGGTGCGGCCGTCGACGTGTTCGATACAGAGCCCTTGCCCGCCGATCACCCGTTCCGAACGCTGGACAATTTGCTGGCGACGCCGCACATCGGCTACGTGACGGAAGAGCTTTATCGCACATTCTACGGCGACGCTGCCGCCAGCATGGCCGCGTGGCTCGAGGCCAACGCCGCGTGA
- a CDS encoding alpha/beta fold hydrolase: MHYIDEGAGDPVVLLHGNPAWGFLYRKFVKPLTAAGRRVIVPDMIGFGLSEKPVREQAHSLDGHIANLTGLLRQLDIRNATMVCHDWGGPTGLGFALSNPERVRALVIMSTWAWPLPPAEFHKRIFPWRMMHAPLVGPYLLGRHNALAGRGMYLSVVDRKKFRDEAQRVYEGILPDPATRLLTWTWPRWIPLDDTARGFQRFEWLERELKKSKFPTLLVWGREDEVFDHKTFASRFKELLPHAVGPELVTGRHFLQEDSGPEIAEKINNFLDRIDERQP, from the coding sequence ATGCACTACATCGACGAGGGAGCCGGCGACCCCGTCGTTCTCTTGCACGGCAATCCCGCTTGGGGATTCCTGTACAGGAAGTTCGTGAAGCCGCTGACGGCCGCGGGCAGGCGGGTGATCGTCCCTGACATGATTGGGTTTGGCCTGTCCGAAAAGCCGGTCCGCGAACAGGCGCACAGTCTTGACGGCCACATCGCGAATCTGACGGGCCTGCTGCGGCAGCTAGACATCCGCAACGCGACCATGGTCTGTCATGATTGGGGCGGCCCGACCGGTCTCGGTTTTGCCCTCTCGAATCCTGAACGCGTCCGTGCGCTCGTGATCATGAGCACTTGGGCCTGGCCGCTTCCCCCGGCCGAATTCCACAAGCGGATATTTCCCTGGCGCATGATGCACGCTCCCCTTGTCGGCCCTTATCTCCTTGGCCGGCACAATGCGTTGGCCGGCCGTGGGATGTACCTGTCGGTGGTCGACAGGAAGAAATTCCGAGATGAAGCGCAGAGGGTTTACGAGGGCATCCTGCCTGATCCGGCGACCCGTCTCCTGACCTGGACCTGGCCGCGATGGATCCCGCTCGATGACACCGCACGCGGCTTCCAGCGATTTGAATGGCTCGAGCGCGAGCTCAAAAAATCGAAATTCCCGACACTGCTGGTCTGGGGAAGGGAGGATGAGGTCTTCGATCACAAGACGTTCGCCTCGCGCTTCAAGGAGCTGCTGCCGCACGCGGTGGGTCCTGAGCTCGTCACAGGCCGCCATTTCCTTCAGGAAGATTCGGGACCCGAGATCGCGGAGAAGATCAACAACTTCCTCGACCGCATTGATGAGAGGCAGCCATGA
- a CDS encoding LysR family transcriptional regulator — translation MDRLASMETFIRVVETGSFSGAARQLRVGQPAVSKTVAQLESYLGVKLLTRSTRGLTPTEAGLGYFERARRAIEEADEAELAARGAGTGLKGRLRICAAVTFARIHLIPLLPQFLAQHPDLDLEVVLDDRQIDLVQEGIDVALRMGKLLDSALTARRIGRCKRLVLGTPGYFDRAGTPASPADLSKHQAVVYLQGEGSVWSFQRDSSEAAVKVQSRLKVTAAEGVRAAVLAHAGLTIASEWMFTPELRSGVVRAVLSEWSLPPLDLWAVFPTGRTATAKARAFVDFFEHSFNP, via the coding sequence ATGGATCGCCTGGCTTCGATGGAAACCTTCATCCGGGTGGTCGAGACGGGATCCTTCTCCGGCGCCGCGCGGCAGCTCCGCGTCGGCCAGCCGGCGGTCTCGAAGACGGTTGCGCAGCTGGAAAGCTATCTGGGCGTCAAACTGCTCACGCGTTCGACGCGGGGACTAACCCCGACCGAGGCGGGCCTCGGCTATTTCGAACGCGCCAGGCGCGCGATCGAGGAAGCCGATGAAGCGGAGCTTGCGGCGCGTGGCGCCGGCACCGGACTTAAGGGCCGGTTGCGCATCTGCGCCGCCGTCACCTTCGCCCGCATCCACCTCATTCCGCTGCTGCCGCAATTTCTTGCCCAACACCCGGACCTCGATCTGGAGGTCGTGCTCGACGACCGTCAGATCGATCTCGTGCAGGAGGGCATCGACGTGGCGCTACGGATGGGAAAGCTGCTCGATTCGGCGCTGACGGCCCGGCGCATCGGACGATGCAAGCGACTGGTCCTGGGTACGCCAGGCTATTTCGATCGCGCCGGCACGCCGGCAAGCCCGGCCGACCTCAGCAAGCACCAGGCCGTGGTCTATCTGCAGGGAGAAGGCAGCGTCTGGTCGTTTCAGCGCGACAGCTCTGAAGCGGCCGTCAAGGTCCAAAGCAGGTTGAAGGTGACTGCGGCCGAAGGCGTCAGGGCCGCGGTACTCGCCCATGCCGGGCTGACCATTGCATCGGAATGGATGTTCACCCCCGAGCTGCGCTCGGGCGTCGTCCGCGCCGTGCTTTCCGAATGGAGCCTTCCGCCGCTCGACCTGTGGGCGGTGTTTCCGACGGGGCGCACCGCGACCGCGAAAGCACGTGCCTTTGTCGATTTTTTCGAACACAGCTTTAACCCGTGA
- a CDS encoding MFS transporter: MPSWMTMLFAIAAGLLAANVYYSQPIAELIAASLGFSSSATGLIVAFTQAGFGIGLFLIVPLGDLMENRRLVLTLTAVTALALLTTAISAAPTAYLASALLVGLGSVAVQVLIPFAAHMAPERVRGRVVGNVMSGLMIGIMLARPASSFATQAMSWHAVFYVSGASMFALALALALALPKREPAATISYLALLRSMGRLALTTPVLQRRALYQACLFGAFSLFWTTVPLLLTQSFHMSQGGVALFALVGGAGAIAAPLAGRAADKGWTESGTAFAILCVAVAILITRFAATGSSLGIPLLAAAAILLDFGMTANLTLGQRAIFVLGAEYRSRLNGLYMSAFFAGGAIGSTLGGLAFALGGWRLASWIGFALPMLALAFFAITWMRSRLIRNANA, encoded by the coding sequence ATGCCATCCTGGATGACGATGCTGTTTGCGATCGCAGCCGGGCTGCTCGCAGCAAACGTTTATTACTCACAGCCGATCGCCGAATTGATCGCAGCCTCACTCGGATTCTCTTCTTCGGCGACGGGCCTGATTGTTGCTTTCACGCAGGCGGGATTTGGCATTGGTTTGTTCTTGATCGTTCCGCTCGGCGATCTGATGGAGAATCGTCGGCTCGTTCTGACGCTGACCGCCGTCACCGCGCTTGCGCTACTGACTACCGCCATATCGGCTGCGCCGACGGCGTATCTTGCCTCGGCACTTCTGGTCGGGCTGGGATCGGTCGCCGTACAGGTTCTCATCCCATTTGCGGCGCACATGGCTCCGGAGCGTGTTCGCGGGCGGGTGGTCGGCAATGTGATGAGCGGCCTGATGATCGGCATCATGCTCGCGCGGCCGGCGTCGAGCTTCGCGACGCAGGCCATGTCGTGGCACGCGGTGTTTTACGTTTCAGGCGCAAGCATGTTTGCCCTGGCGCTCGCGTTGGCCCTGGCGCTGCCGAAGCGGGAGCCGGCGGCGACGATCTCCTATCTCGCGCTGCTGAGATCAATGGGTCGCCTGGCGCTCACAACACCCGTGCTTCAGCGGCGGGCACTCTACCAGGCCTGTCTGTTCGGGGCGTTCAGCCTGTTCTGGACGACCGTGCCGCTCCTGCTCACGCAATCCTTCCACATGTCACAGGGTGGAGTGGCGCTCTTCGCGCTGGTCGGCGGCGCCGGTGCGATCGCGGCCCCGCTCGCGGGGCGTGCCGCGGACAAAGGATGGACCGAGTCGGGCACGGCGTTCGCCATTCTCTGTGTTGCGGTCGCTATCCTTATCACCCGCTTTGCCGCCACAGGATCCTCCCTCGGAATCCCGCTTCTGGCCGCGGCAGCGATCCTGCTGGATTTCGGGATGACGGCCAACCTGACGCTCGGCCAGCGCGCGATCTTTGTGCTGGGGGCCGAATATCGTAGCCGGCTCAATGGACTTTACATGTCGGCGTTCTTCGCCGGCGGCGCGATCGGGTCGACGCTGGGTGGCCTGGCTTTCGCGCTTGGCGGCTGGCGTCTCGCTTCGTGGATAGGATTTGCGCTTCCGATGCTGGCTCTTGCTTTCTTTGCGATAACCTGGATGCGGTCGCGCCTGATTCGTAATGCGAATGCCTGA
- a CDS encoding peroxiredoxin-like family protein: MSLQANLDAFKVDFEAGKPPYSVPHSVIETMHRATAELIASGAASRAKKAGDIAPSFSLKDPEGIVVSSNDLLKKGPMVVSFYRGVWCPYCNLELQALEAAKPQFDKYGASLVAISPQTAPNGRKSMRQNKLSFPILSDVKGKVGAAFGLRFELPNYLVELYKGLKNDLPTFNDDPSWTLPMPARYVIGQDGTIFYSEVNPDYTHRPEPEDMIPVLQRAAAVKV; encoded by the coding sequence ATGTCGCTTCAAGCCAACCTCGACGCTTTCAAGGTCGATTTCGAAGCCGGGAAGCCCCCCTATAGCGTTCCCCATTCCGTCATCGAGACGATGCACCGCGCCACCGCCGAGCTGATCGCCTCTGGTGCTGCCTCGCGAGCGAAAAAGGCGGGTGATATCGCCCCGTCCTTCTCGCTGAAAGATCCTGAGGGCATCGTCGTGAGTTCCAACGACCTTCTGAAAAAAGGTCCAATGGTCGTCAGCTTCTATCGCGGCGTGTGGTGCCCCTACTGTAACCTGGAGCTGCAGGCGCTCGAAGCCGCGAAACCTCAATTCGACAAATACGGTGCATCGCTGGTTGCTATCTCGCCGCAGACCGCGCCGAACGGCCGCAAGTCGATGCGCCAGAACAAGCTCTCCTTTCCGATCCTGTCGGATGTGAAGGGCAAGGTTGGCGCCGCCTTCGGCCTGCGCTTCGAGCTGCCCAACTATCTGGTCGAGCTCTACAAGGGCCTTAAGAACGATCTGCCCACGTTCAACGACGATCCGAGCTGGACGCTTCCGATGCCGGCCCGCTACGTGATCGGCCAGGACGGAACGATCTTCTACTCCGAGGTGAATCCCGACTACACGCATCGGCCCGAGCCGGAAGACATGATTCCGGTGCTGCAGCGGGCTGCTGCCGTGAAGGTCTGA
- a CDS encoding alkene reductase has product MSRLFSPARIGPYQLSHRVVMAPLTRMRSDPGDIPNNLMVEYYSQRASKGGLIISEATPVSIRGYGYAGAPGIYSDSQIAGWRRVTDAVHGKGGRIFLQLWHVGRQSHTDLQPNGEQPVAPSAIVAEGYAYTRQGEVPFSMPRALALEEIPAIIEEFRAGAERALLAGFDGVEIHGANGYLPDQFLQDGTNKRTDAYGGSIENRARFLLEVTQAAISVWGTDRVGVRIAPSGAYGSMSDSDPPATFGYVVTELDRLGIAYLHVVEPRIKGIEEIAKGRAPIAAQHLRRKFSRILIAAGGFTGKSAAAIVASGDADLVAFGRHFISNPDLPERLRRNLPLTRYDRSTFYGGDGRGYIDYPAHADMAPAAV; this is encoded by the coding sequence ATGAGCAGGCTGTTCTCCCCGGCCAGGATTGGCCCGTATCAACTTTCCCATCGAGTCGTGATGGCGCCGCTGACGCGCATGCGCTCCGATCCAGGCGATATTCCGAACAATCTGATGGTTGAGTATTACTCCCAGCGCGCATCGAAGGGCGGCCTCATAATTTCGGAGGCGACGCCCGTCTCGATCCGCGGTTATGGCTATGCCGGCGCGCCCGGCATTTATTCGGACAGTCAGATCGCCGGATGGCGCCGTGTCACCGATGCGGTTCATGGGAAGGGTGGCCGGATATTCCTGCAGCTGTGGCATGTCGGCCGTCAGTCGCATACCGATCTGCAGCCGAACGGCGAGCAACCGGTCGCGCCGTCCGCGATCGTGGCAGAAGGCTACGCTTATACCAGGCAAGGTGAGGTCCCGTTCTCGATGCCGCGTGCGCTCGCACTGGAAGAGATTCCTGCGATCATCGAGGAGTTTCGTGCCGGCGCCGAGCGGGCCCTGCTCGCCGGTTTTGATGGCGTCGAGATCCACGGCGCGAACGGCTACCTGCCCGATCAGTTCCTCCAGGACGGCACCAACAAGCGCACGGACGCATATGGCGGCTCCATCGAAAACCGCGCGCGCTTCCTGCTTGAGGTGACGCAGGCTGCTATCTCCGTCTGGGGCACCGATCGTGTGGGTGTCCGCATCGCGCCGAGCGGCGCCTACGGATCGATGTCGGACAGCGATCCGCCCGCGACCTTTGGCTATGTCGTGACCGAGCTCGATCGCCTCGGTATCGCCTACCTTCACGTAGTCGAGCCGCGCATCAAGGGCATCGAGGAGATTGCCAAAGGCCGGGCGCCGATTGCGGCCCAGCATCTGCGGCGAAAATTCAGCCGCATCCTGATCGCGGCGGGCGGTTTCACCGGTAAGAGTGCCGCGGCCATCGTCGCGTCGGGCGACGCCGACCTCGTCGCCTTCGGCCGCCACTTCATCTCCAATCCTGACCTGCCCGAACGGTTGCGACGCAACCTGCCTTTGACCCGCTACGACCGTTCGACGTTCTATGGCGGCGACGGGCGAGGCTACATCGATTATCCGGCGCACGCCGACATGGCGCCGGCGGCGGTTTAA
- a CDS encoding HAD-IC family P-type ATPase: MSPGCIREHGLAVRSERIEQLAHDGNTVVYVLIDDRLVGAIALADVIRQESFHAVSRLKEAGVRCMMVTGDTKEVARSVAARLGLDEYFAETLPLQKVQRIRETKANGLAVAMVGDGVNDAPALVESDLGIAIGAGTDVAIESADVVLVRSDPRDVLAILELSRATYRKIVQNLLWATGYNVIAIPLAAGVAYPCGILLSPAIGAALMSLSTIIVAINASFLELRREVGRETK, encoded by the coding sequence GTGAGCCCCGGCTGTATTCGAGAGCATGGGCTTGCCGTCCGAAGCGAGCGGATTGAGCAACTCGCCCATGACGGAAATACGGTGGTTTACGTACTCATCGACGACCGGCTTGTGGGTGCCATCGCTCTAGCCGATGTAATCCGACAAGAGTCCTTCCATGCGGTCTCACGTTTAAAGGAGGCGGGTGTACGATGCATGATGGTCACTGGCGACACGAAAGAGGTCGCCAGGTCCGTCGCCGCGCGACTTGGACTCGACGAGTATTTTGCCGAAACTTTACCGCTTCAGAAAGTGCAAAGGATACGGGAGACTAAAGCGAACGGTCTCGCTGTCGCCATGGTCGGTGATGGCGTCAATGACGCGCCGGCGCTGGTCGAGTCCGACCTTGGCATCGCGATTGGCGCGGGGACGGACGTAGCGATCGAGTCGGCGGATGTAGTCCTGGTGCGCAGCGACCCCCGAGACGTACTTGCAATCCTGGAGCTTTCGCGGGCAACGTACAGGAAGATAGTCCAGAATCTTCTTTGGGCGACGGGCTATAACGTCATCGCCATTCCGCTGGCCGCCGGTGTCGCCTATCCCTGCGGTATCCTCCTCAGCCCGGCCATCGGCGCAGCTCTGATGTCGCTGAGCACGATCATCGTGGCCATCAATGCAAGCTTCCTTGAACTACGCCGGGAAGTCGGACGGGAGACAAAATAG
- a CDS encoding ammonium transporter, which translates to MLADSSKLNIGNTAFMLVCSALVMLMTPGLAFFYGGLVTKKNVLTVMIQNFASLCWTTILWFCIGYSMCFGPTWHGMIGDPTYFAFLKGVSLNTIYTGNNSGIPLGLHFVYQMMFAIIAPALITGAFANRVNFSAYLLFLTAWLIFVYFPFVHMVWSPNGLFSRMGVLDFAGGIVVHTTAGFAALASVIFVGRRCDSTDVPHNVPLMALGAGLLWFGWFGFNAGSEVGVDWVTVSSFVNTQLGAAFAGVAWLVLEWANVRRPNFVGLMTGAVAGLAAITPAAGYVSFGIASVIGFSAGLVCYYAVAIKKVFGWDDALDVWGVHGVGGVLGAILLGVFAAKSWNLHGAAGLLSGGTRFFLWQCIAVVASAAWAFVFSYAALWLINCVTSVRVDEETEKLGLDAGLLGEAAYSEDR; encoded by the coding sequence ATGCTTGCCGACTCGTCCAAACTCAATATCGGAAACACGGCGTTCATGCTTGTATGTTCCGCATTAGTGATGCTGATGACACCCGGCCTTGCATTTTTTTACGGAGGTCTAGTTACAAAGAAGAACGTATTGACTGTTATGATCCAAAATTTCGCGTCATTGTGTTGGACCACAATACTCTGGTTCTGCATTGGTTATTCGATGTGCTTCGGACCGACATGGCACGGCATGATCGGTGATCCAACATATTTTGCCTTTTTGAAAGGCGTTAGCTTGAATACAATTTACACCGGAAATAATTCTGGCATTCCTCTCGGGTTGCACTTTGTGTATCAAATGATGTTCGCAATTATTGCGCCTGCTCTAATTACTGGTGCGTTTGCTAATCGGGTAAATTTCAGTGCGTACTTGCTCTTTCTCACCGCCTGGCTAATTTTTGTGTATTTCCCGTTCGTTCACATGGTCTGGAGCCCGAATGGTTTGTTTTCAAGAATGGGCGTGTTGGATTTTGCTGGCGGGATTGTTGTACACACCACAGCTGGGTTTGCAGCTTTAGCCTCAGTGATATTCGTAGGGCGCAGATGCGATAGCACTGATGTACCCCACAATGTTCCATTAATGGCACTAGGTGCGGGGTTGTTGTGGTTTGGCTGGTTTGGCTTCAATGCTGGATCAGAAGTCGGCGTAGATTGGGTGACCGTTTCATCCTTTGTCAACACGCAATTGGGAGCCGCTTTCGCTGGAGTCGCTTGGCTTGTTTTGGAATGGGCCAACGTTCGGCGGCCCAATTTTGTCGGCCTCATGACTGGTGCGGTTGCAGGTCTTGCGGCCATTACCCCAGCTGCCGGTTATGTGTCCTTCGGTATCGCGTCGGTAATCGGCTTTTCGGCGGGACTGGTCTGCTATTACGCCGTTGCGATTAAAAAGGTCTTTGGGTGGGATGACGCTCTAGACGTGTGGGGAGTGCATGGTGTCGGCGGGGTTCTCGGCGCCATCCTGCTCGGAGTATTCGCTGCGAAAAGCTGGAATCTACACGGTGCGGCAGGTTTATTGTCCGGTGGCACCCGGTTCTTTCTTTGGCAGTGCATTGCCGTCGTTGCATCGGCGGCCTGGGCGTTTGTCTTCAGCTATGCGGCGCTATGGCTGATTAACTGCGTCACTTCGGTTCGCGTGGATGAGGAAACAGAGAAGCTGGGGCTAGACGCTGGTCTCCTTGGAGAAGCGGCCTATTCGGAGGACCGATGA
- a CDS encoding cache domain-containing protein: MSKEIKLNAIIRPNDRLTLTFRTSITLAVMAFIIALAVLLIAIQVRALHWATKEAASAYMDATSTKASGRLQTEMTAIASLVRVLATSSSVAESNEGTEIDPAIALFKTALQELPQIDSIYAGFENGASLQVRRTSDLNEEQRERLRATPNADIAINLVRPGPGGELPMRRIFEDRQGNDVGQLDLWKYGYDARKRPWYSETMKAHRSVVSLPYLSSSIGAPVITIGAPLRGKVPGVLAADLKLDTFSDFVQTQRPGEHGIVLIFDSTGSLIAHPDFAQFVTSAMTHPSKPQLPNIKEIDSGVAAAVLQGAHGREYYDGSISDEQGNGYLFRLAKFPLGEHSAKILLLGAQRDFVQDVRRLEFTGLILATIAGAAFVPAVWMFGNGMSRSLKDITAQAARIEKMAAPDPLPVTSRIKEICELGSTMNLAQRTIRSFARFVPKEIVRGVMENSISTELGGIRREVTVVFTDVSDFTSIAEFADPDVLMHQTSRYFSVLTKAFLAEGGTVDKFIGDAVMVFWNAPNAQPDHIERACRAVLASRMACEKLNAQFEAEGVKPFFTRFGIHVGEAVVGNLGSTERMNYTALGNTVNLAARLEGLNKQFGTAILVSEGVYLRVQHCFLFRLLDSVVAKGMTKRTRIFELVGAAT, encoded by the coding sequence GTGAGCAAGGAGATTAAACTCAATGCAATAATACGGCCAAATGACCGGTTAACCTTGACATTTCGAACCTCAATTACCCTCGCGGTGATGGCGTTTATCATCGCTCTAGCCGTGCTGCTGATCGCCATTCAGGTCCGCGCTCTTCATTGGGCAACGAAGGAAGCTGCGTCTGCCTATATGGACGCGACAAGCACGAAAGCATCGGGACGTCTGCAGACGGAGATGACCGCCATAGCGTCGTTAGTGCGTGTGCTCGCGACCAGTTCCAGCGTAGCCGAATCAAATGAAGGTACCGAGATCGATCCGGCGATCGCGCTCTTCAAAACCGCACTACAGGAACTGCCCCAAATAGACAGTATCTATGCCGGCTTTGAAAATGGCGCTTCGTTGCAGGTGCGGCGCACCAGTGACCTCAACGAGGAGCAGCGCGAAAGATTACGCGCGACACCTAACGCTGATATTGCCATTAATTTGGTCCGCCCCGGCCCCGGTGGCGAACTGCCCATGCGGCGCATTTTTGAAGATCGGCAGGGCAACGATGTCGGACAACTGGATCTATGGAAATACGGATACGACGCCCGCAAGCGGCCTTGGTATAGCGAGACGATGAAAGCCCACCGGTCGGTTGTCTCCTTGCCCTATCTTTCGTCTAGCATCGGCGCACCGGTGATTACGATCGGCGCACCCCTGCGAGGCAAGGTACCTGGCGTCCTTGCCGCCGATCTCAAGCTCGACACTTTCAGCGACTTCGTCCAAACGCAACGGCCTGGAGAGCACGGTATCGTCTTGATCTTCGACTCGACAGGCTCGCTCATCGCCCATCCCGATTTTGCACAATTCGTTACCAGCGCGATGACACATCCATCCAAGCCGCAATTGCCCAATATCAAGGAGATCGACTCGGGGGTCGCAGCGGCCGTATTGCAGGGGGCGCATGGCCGGGAATATTACGACGGAAGCATCAGTGACGAGCAAGGCAATGGCTACCTGTTCAGGTTAGCGAAGTTCCCTCTAGGTGAGCACAGCGCCAAAATATTGTTGCTTGGGGCCCAAAGAGACTTTGTTCAAGATGTTCGGAGGCTAGAGTTCACTGGATTAATCCTTGCAACCATTGCCGGTGCTGCGTTTGTTCCGGCCGTCTGGATGTTTGGCAATGGAATGTCTCGTTCCCTGAAAGACATTACGGCGCAGGCAGCCAGAATCGAGAAGATGGCTGCACCCGACCCTTTACCTGTCACATCACGCATTAAGGAAATTTGCGAACTCGGCAGCACGATGAATCTCGCTCAGCGCACCATACGATCGTTCGCGCGCTTCGTCCCTAAGGAGATTGTCCGAGGCGTCATGGAAAATTCCATATCTACTGAGCTCGGCGGAATCAGGAGGGAGGTTACCGTCGTTTTCACCGACGTTAGCGACTTTACGTCTATCGCGGAGTTTGCCGACCCAGACGTACTCATGCACCAAACCTCCCGGTATTTCTCCGTTCTTACAAAGGCTTTCCTCGCCGAGGGCGGCACCGTCGACAAGTTTATTGGCGACGCAGTGATGGTGTTCTGGAACGCACCAAATGCACAGCCCGACCACATCGAGCGGGCCTGCCGCGCAGTTCTCGCGAGCAGAATGGCGTGCGAAAAGCTGAACGCTCAGTTCGAAGCTGAGGGTGTGAAGCCATTCTTCACGCGGTTTGGCATTCATGTCGGGGAGGCCGTTGTCGGCAACCTCGGCTCAACCGAGCGCATGAACTACACGGCTCTCGGCAATACGGTGAACCTCGCAGCGCGTCTCGAAGGTCTGAACAAGCAGTTTGGAACCGCTATCCTAGTGAGCGAAGGCGTCTACCTGCGGGTTCAGCATTGCTTTCTATTCAGACTCCTTGACTCAGTTGTTGCCAAGGGCATGACAAAGCGAACCCGCATTTTCGAACTGGTCGGGGCAGCGACATGA